A genomic region of Vitis vinifera cultivar Pinot Noir 40024 chromosome 7, ASM3070453v1 contains the following coding sequences:
- the LOC100248598 gene encoding uncharacterized protein LOC100248598 gives MCGRARCTLRPDNIARACNLNTLPTQNIQMDRYRPSYNVSPGANLPVVRRGGGTEGEEAIVHCMKWGLVPSFTKKSEKPDHYKMFNARSESVCEKASFRRLVPKNRCLVAVEGFYEWKKDGSKKQPYYIHLKDGRPLVFAALFDSWANSEGEILYTCTILTTSSSSALQWLHDRMPVILGDKESTDAWLNGSSSSQFNTVLKPYEDPDLVWYPVTQAMGKPSFEGPECIKEIQLKNEQRPISKFFSTKGIKNEQGLSNEPVKSNLPQSLKEEPAIENSTGLPSSTVKGDHDSTCSRSIPQEESTWFTNLPKSLKQEPETEDKTGLPFPGDHDSKCDEEATKLPIKRDFEEFSADSKPNTDTVEKPSPVTKKGKLNKNAGDKQPTLFSYFGKS, from the exons ATGTGTGGAAGAGCTCGCTGTACTCTCAGACCAGACAACATCGCCCGAGCATGCAACCTCAATACCCTCCCAACTCAGAATATCCAAATGGACCG gTATCGGCCGTCGTATAATGTGTCACCGGGGGCGAATCTGCCAGTGGTTCGGAGAGGGGGCGGGACTGAGGGCGAAGAGGCCATTGTTCATTGCATGAAGTGGGGGCTTGTTCCTAGCTTCACCAAGAAATCTGAGAAACCTGATCATTACAAGATG TTCAATGCTCGGTCTGAGTCAGTATGTGAAAAGGCTTCTTTTCGGCGTTTAGTTCCTAAGAACCGGTGCCTTGTGGCGGTAGAAGG ATTCTATGAGTGGAAAAAGGATGGCTCAAAAAAGCAACCTTACTACATTCATCTGAAGGATGGACGACCTCTTGTTTTTGCTGCTCTTTTTGATTCATGGGCAAATTCTGAAG GAGAGATTCTCTATACTTGTACAATCCTGACGACTTCTTCATCATCTGCCTTACAATGGTTGCATG ATAGGATGCCTGTTATTTTGGGTGACAAGGAGTCAACTGATGCGTGGCTAAATGGTTCTTCATCTTCCCAATTTAATACGGTCCTCAAACCATATGAAGATCCAGATTTG GTATGGTACCCGGTGACACAGGCAATGGGCAAGCCATCTTTCGAGGGACCAGAGTGCATCAAGGAG ATTCAGTTAAAGAACGAGCAGAGGCCCATCTCAAAGTTTTTCTCAACAAagggaataaaaaatgaacagGGTTTGTCTAATGAACCCGTCAAGTCAAATCTGCCACAAAGCTTGAAAGAAGAACCCGCCATCGAGAACAGCACAGGACTTCCATCCTCTACTGTTAAAGGTGACCATGATTCAACATGTAGTCGTTCAATTCCTCAGGAGGAGTCTACATGGTTCACAAATCTGCCAAAGAGCTTGAAACAGGAACCTGAAACAGAAGACAAAACAGGACTTCCATTTCCAGGTGACCATGATTCAAAATGTGATGAAGAAGCTACAAAGCTCCCCATAAAGCGGGACTTCGAGGAGTTCTCTGCTGATTCAAAACCAAACACTGACACAGTTGAGAAGCCAAGTCCTGTGACAAAGAAGGGAAAACTTAATAAGAATGCAGGTGACAAACAACCAACACTGTTTTCTTACTTCGGAAAAAGCTAG